Genomic DNA from Plutella xylostella chromosome 13, ilPluXylo3.1, whole genome shotgun sequence:
aactgccttcctaagctaggaccatttcccaccacgctggtccactgcgggttggtgggttcacatatctagatgtgctaaatctagatatgcaggtttcctcacgatgttttccttcaccgtaagagcgatggtatacattgtacttaaattcaaagaactcattggtacatgtcagtgccgggattcgaacccgcatctctggcgtgagaagcgggcgcttacccgactgagctaccaccgctccccAACTGTGAAGTCCTTGACCATAAATAATCCAACTGTGAAAGTTTCATAGAATATTTATCACAGAAAAGCAATACAAAGTTACTCTATGAGAAAAGCGGTGACAGGTTTTCATGGTGATCgtttgaaattttgaaaccatttcACCTTCATTTCACAGTTTGCCTAAGAATATTATTGGTCACTCAAAATCAAACTAAATAGATACACACAACCATGCCTTGTGGTAAGAAGCCAGTCGTGAAGAACTGGGATCGTGTCCGCAAGCTGAGGTCTGTGAAACCGTCGCGATATGAACAAACCGAAGATTCCGTCAAAAAGCACTGGAAAAGCGTAATCCAGGACTTGGAGTCGTTTTATAAAGATGAAAAGGTAAATGAAATGTATTGTACTGATCTTATCAATTCAAGAGTGATtcaaaaattatagttatagtcaggtaggtacagtcagctgcataagtagctatacacttttgtacctggtcaatctgaaaccgcctatccattcattgaaatattgacggttcgtaagtttgacaaggtacagaagtgtataaggtcttatgcagctgaccgtacttaAGAATAGATTTCATAATCCATATTTCGGCACactagaatattttttatcacaatCCGCCTTTATCTAGACATAGTgaaacagtattttatttacctgCATCACACTCTTCATACATCTACGTCTATGAAATTTTCaccaggagggttactctatactggtgaaaaactaacgaacgagagctgacgtgcaatcagcacgtttaatacaacgagagaGTCGTGGCTCTCACatcagcgctccgaaacttacttactttttagtttttaacatATTTCGATTCCAGTTCTGGGAATCATCGCTGGAGCAAGTTCGCGAGCTGGTCGGTGACGTGAAGTTTAACCGTCTGTGCAAGATCTTCGACCTGCCTCCCCCAGAGCGcagccgccccgcgcccccctcCGAGACCTCTCTGGACCCCTCTGAATGCTACTACCAGAATATCGGTGAAAGGAAACCATCGGTAGGAGGAGTACAGTGCACTTCTTGTTCCTGGCGTGTTACTCTCATGTGAAGCTTATTGTTAGAgatggtttttttatttactgcaTATGAACATATTTTACGCTACAAAGTTCACTACAGTGTTTTTCAGGAGCTGTGTTTTTgagttagttttatttgtattcCCAGGCATACGTTGAACAATCTAAACATGAGATTATGGACTCGAGTTTGAATGTTTCAAGAAATACAATTACTTCATCCGCAGAAGTGGACTTGGTTGACGATGACGATAaagatgacgatgatgatgaagatgatggTGAAAAAATGACTGAATCTCAAATGAAAATATGGActgaatcaataaaatcttttaacCGATCTAAAATAATGACAGCAGGGAGAAGCAAATCATTCTTAAAGCCTGCTGAAAGAAAATCAGTTAAAAAACCTTATGACAATCGATCAAGTACGATAGATACATCTTCCTCAACTTTCAAGGGAACAACTTCATCAATAAATGATCTTCGAGTACATTTGGGATCATacaagtacctaaatataattcTGTctaaaatggactttatttaggTTTATTGAAAGAAACATTaccttaaacataaaatctttCTTACTATCGTTTCAGGAAAAAGAAAGGAAAACGAGAAATAAATAACCCTCACTATAACTTGTTATATTGTACGAAGTCAGAAACCGACATGATAAAGTGGGACTCCAAATACAAACCGAAAAAATTAGAAGTTTCAGCATCCGACGAGTTCAGTAAGAAAGCTGAGATTTTAACCAAAAAGGTATGATATAAGAATATAAGCCAGTTAAAAATGACATGGATTCCATGTCTCATGGATATACCATTACTATACATATTTACCTATGTTGgaattttatttctgaataAAACATCTTCCCAAACCTGGTAGGGTTAAAAAGAAATCTATTCATAAATGAGATAGCAATAAGGTAATAGGTACCTGTTTCAGATTGCAACAGAGTTTTATGAGTGGTGGTTGGCTTTGGGGAGTGACGATTATTTGAGTGAAATCAAGTGTCCAGAGGATATAGAAGAATTGTTCCAGGTAAAAATTGATTCACTAAATCATTATGCTCACTTTCAGTTTCACACCTGAGAACgtcaaagtatgtacctatttaagcAGAATATGAACATGGAACGGATAGCGGTGTGAATTGCACATTGGCTGAGTTACTAATCTATAAATAAGCAGTTTGCTTAGGTACATTAAATCCAGAGAGAAACTGGGCCTTAGTTTAAAGAATTAAAGAAATATCAAACGTTGAGTATCTAAGTAGATTGGAAGTGCCCGTGTAAACCATTTACTTTTGCAGCTTTGGTTCGACGAGCACGCTTCAAGAGGACTTATTTTACATACCAAGATATTGCCATGCGTCTTACAGTCAATCGCTGACTACGTCAATGTACCACAAGTAAGTGACTTCATAGTCATCAAAAGTATTGGCAGCTAAGTAAAGGTTCAGGCAAGGTTCTTACCACGGGCCGATTTTGttcctaataattattattcgtaCTTACGTAGAAAGAATGTGCATTCTAATTGTAATGCTATGAATACTTGAATATAGCACCGGAGGATAACGTTCGTGAACTGACTCTTTGAAAAGCAGAATTCATATTTCCAGGCGTCATGCTCGCACATGCTGAAGACTCAGATAGCGTCTGACATCGTGGCGGAAGCGAAGCCGGCCCACACCGTCGCCTTCGAAACGGCTCTGCCTCATCGCATGAAACATATTCCTCCGAAGAATAACACGAAGAGTCAGTGGCGCGCCGTGCAGATCCCCGAGGATCTTCGCACTATGGCCTGCGTGTGGGAAGATATAATGCACCTCACGTTAGTTGCTTCTTCAATCTAAACGTTTAagtatctacataattataatgtcaTAGAGAGGGATAAAaaataagcttaataatttgTTAAACAGATTCTAtcagtttctttcgccattagAACCTATTCTACATTGAAGGCGTCTTCAGTTCTACTTACATTAGTTACTGGGACCAGGGGACACACTAACTGAGTCACACATGAAATAGATACCCCTAATCCCTACACCACGGTGATCTAGTCCATCTTTAATGTTAGTCATCGACATGATAAGAATCAGATGAATGAACATTGCCTAGttcataacataattttatttcaggtcaACAAAAGGCTTCAAGAAATGGCTTGCCATGCGACCTCACCTCCCGATGCCGCTCTGCTTGCAAGATGATGAACAGCCGAAGAAGCGTTTGTTCACCATACCTTCGGACTTTGTAGCCATGTCCAGCAGGTCCTCTACCGCTGGTCTCAACTTGCCTATTTCTCAATTTGACATAGAGCTAAAGGAAGTTTTGAGTAAGCTTTTGCATCAGTAATTTGATTGTGTTACAATACTTgtataaattgtttaaaaaaatatgtaatttacattagctatttatttagtgaaatcttctaaccgaactaattcaaaataagggCTCACTGGGAAAACATATTTGGCACTGACACTCTATCTTGTtcgtattgtttatcaaagttaATAttcctacctatacctaccactttttcaacaccctgaCTCAGatgttacaaaataaatttattgagttgataataaacaattactTCTATTGTATGATACTAttttccatcatcatcatcagcccattATCGTCCACTGTTGGAAATAGGACAGAGTATGGCAGGCCCGTCCACCACACTATGTGATCGTGATCAATTACCATCATTGAGTACTCGAGTGTTCCCTCACACCCGCATTGTTCTATGACTACCATAATAATTAAGAAAATAGTAATTTGAAAAGGTTTTGAAGAGCACAATATTTGATGTTCATTTTAGTTGGAGTCTATATTCTGCATAAAACACTATCTGAAATCAGGATGTTTGGCATCATGGTCATTTCGACGTCAAGTTAAAGTTAgttaaaagtaattttatagAGGATTTTAGAGGACtaaatagtacctaaataGGACTAAATACCTTTTGATCCGAAATGGTCCGCTCGTCGTAAGTTCTACTTACTCAAATGAAATCAACATAAAAGCGCCACCCCAGTAACTAATCAAGAACTGAAGACTAGACTTTAGAGCAAGCATTGAGCAGGAAAAGCGGTGTGGTAATAGACCGACTCAACTAAGTAGAACGTGTATTTAACGACAGATGGCGTTGGCTTCGAATTGAAATTTTCAGTAGTTCGAAATAATATggcttttttttgttttatttctgctattatatttttaataggcAGCAAACTATTTACCTGTCTTTAGAATATCATAGaatgaatagaataaaattttatttcatacgcataaaataataaaactgaaaaaatatgtatatgaaCTTTTGAACAATTTACTTATTAAGAATATTATCGTTAGATTGCAATTCAACTTGCATGTCTCAGCTATTACGAAGTTCTTTGTATGAACTTCGGCCTATaaacgtccactgctgaactaAGAGA
This window encodes:
- the LOC105397964 gene encoding uncharacterized protein LOC105397964 gives rise to the protein MPCGKKPVVKNWDRVRKLRSVKPSRYEQTEDSVKKHWKSVIQDLESFYKDEKFWESSLEQVRELVGDVKFNRLCKIFDLPPPERSRPAPPSETSLDPSECYYQNIGERKPSAYVEQSKHEIMDSSLNVSRNTITSSAEVDLVDDDDKDDDDDEDDGEKMTESQMKIWTESIKSFNRSKIMTAGRSKSFLKPAERKSVKKPYDNRSSTIDTSSSTFKGTTSSINDLRVHLGSYKKKKGKREINNPHYNLLYCTKSETDMIKWDSKYKPKKLEVSASDEFSKKAEILTKKIATEFYEWWLALGSDDYLSEIKCPEDIEELFQLWFDEHASRGLILHTKILPCVLQSIADYVNVPQASCSHMLKTQIASDIVAEAKPAHTVAFETALPHRMKHIPPKNNTKSQWRAVQIPEDLRTMACVWEDIMHLTSTKGFKKWLAMRPHLPMPLCLQDDEQPKKRLFTIPSDFVAMSSRSSTAGLNLPISQFDIELKEVLSKLLHQ